A part of Pseudomonadota bacterium genomic DNA contains:
- a CDS encoding dihydroorotate dehydrogenase, translating into RLGAVMGGMSGPAIRPLAVRLIYEVHRAVPAIPIIGIGGVTCLRDALELMLAGASAIQVGTASTSNPLTCIEIIDAMEEYFTARDIRPADIVGQVRID; encoded by the coding sequence CGAGGCTCGGCGCCGTGATGGGCGGGATGTCCGGCCCGGCGATCCGCCCCCTCGCGGTCCGGCTGATCTACGAGGTGCACCGCGCGGTCCCCGCGATCCCGATCATCGGCATCGGCGGCGTGACGTGCCTGCGCGACGCGCTGGAGCTCATGCTCGCCGGGGCGTCCGCGATCCAGGTGGGCACCGCGAGCACCTCGAACCCGCTGACGTGCATCGAGATCATCGACGCGATGGAGGAGTACTTCACCGCTCGGGACATCCGCCCCGCGGACATCGTCGGACAGGTCCGGATCGACTAA